A single region of the Prevotella sp. HUN102 genome encodes:
- a CDS encoding DUF6249 domain-containing protein, which yields MHNIDQLLMAISICVVMPVWIVWIVFKHKTNETKERTNLIMKALEKDAEADIEKFLKLLGSAKSTEEKVIGKLFNGCASTTVGIGAIAIAVLHYFEFEGMNDSTMILGTAGIFALAYGIASLCSYYTGKKLLLNKEQEIVEG from the coding sequence ATGCACAACATCGATCAACTTTTAATGGCTATCAGTATATGCGTGGTTATGCCGGTATGGATAGTATGGATTGTGTTCAAGCACAAGACTAACGAAACTAAGGAAAGAACTAATCTCATTATGAAGGCTTTGGAAAAAGATGCCGAAGCAGACATAGAAAAATTCCTCAAGCTACTCGGTTCAGCAAAGTCTACTGAGGAAAAGGTTATCGGAAAACTCTTCAACGGCTGCGCTTCCACCACCGTCGGTATCGGTGCAATCGCAATAGCCGTGCTGCACTATTTTGAATTTGAAGGAATGAACGACAGCACGATGATATTAGGAACAGCAGGGATTTTCGCTCTTGCCTACGGAATAGCAAGTTTGTGTAGTTATTATACTGGTAAGAAGCTCCTGTTGAACAAGGAGCAGGAGATTGTTGAAGGATAA
- a CDS encoding RNA polymerase sigma factor codes for MKDNIAIVNRKRFIELVSSEQESLRRFLLALCCGNRPDAEDIAQEALVKAYLAAENYDEQQKFTAWLYRIAYNTFLDSRKKSRKLSQLNEAVNAVAPNAADDSYKYQELYAALNKLPEKERTAILLFHLKGYSIKEIAQIVENSEDAVKKQLSRGREHLKQIIR; via the coding sequence TTGAAGGATAACATTGCTATCGTGAACAGAAAGCGATTCATAGAACTTGTATCAAGCGAGCAGGAGTCTCTACGCAGGTTTCTGCTTGCCTTGTGCTGCGGAAACAGACCCGATGCCGAAGATATTGCACAGGAAGCACTGGTAAAGGCCTATCTCGCCGCAGAGAATTACGATGAGCAGCAGAAGTTCACGGCGTGGCTCTACCGGATTGCCTACAACACTTTTCTGGATTCGAGGAAGAAATCGAGGAAGCTATCGCAACTCAACGAGGCTGTGAATGCAGTTGCGCCGAATGCCGCCGATGATTCCTACAAGTATCAGGAGCTATATGCGGCACTGAACAAACTGCCCGAAAAGGAGCGAACGGCTATTCTTCTATTCCATCTCAAGGGATACTCCATCAAGGAGATTGCGCAAATTGTGGAAAACTCGGAGGATGCCGTGAAGAAGCAGCTATCGCGCGGACGCGAACATTTAAAACAGATTATCAGATGA